In Juglans regia cultivar Chandler chromosome 13, Walnut 2.0, whole genome shotgun sequence, the following proteins share a genomic window:
- the LOC108986927 gene encoding B-box zinc finger protein 20-like isoform X1, whose protein sequence is MKIQCGVCHKGEATVFCPADEAALCYGCDNSIHHANKLAGKHTRFSLIHPSLEELPICDICQERRAFLFCKEDRAILCRECDVPIHKANEHTQKHDRFLLTGVKLHASSSLYPTPTSSNGSEANIDTEIRSPESSSRKRPDTFPNELFLSSPSGNANPTASKVEENQINDSTASISTSSISEYLMETLPGWRVEDLLDPAFPANGFCKSFDQSLPLVDQDLERNMGSFPSEDSGIWIPQVLPQFHLFPQADFLNGFKESAKTTDVKVSSQKWSDDGFTVPQISPPSKKSRRFR, encoded by the exons ATGAAGATCCAGTGCGGCGTATGTCACAAAGGGGAGGCCACTGTATTCTGCCCTGCGGATGAAGCTGCTCTCTGTTATGGCTGCGATAACAGCATCCACCACGCAAACAAACTTGCCGGCAAACACACTCGCTTCTCTTTGATCCACCCCTCCCTCGAGGAACTCCCTATCTGCGATATTTGTCAG GAAAGGCGCGCCTTTCTTTTCTGCAAAGAAGATAGAGCAATTCTATGCAGAGAATGTGACGTCCCAATTCACAAAGCCAATGAACATACCCAAAAACACGATAGGTTTCTTCTCACAGGTGTAAAGCTCCATGCCTCTTCTTCTTTATACCCAACCCCAACATCCTCCAATGGCTCTGAAGCAAACATCGACACTGAGATCAGAAGCCCAGAGTCTTCATCAAGAAAGAGACCAGACACTTTTCCTAATGAATTGTTCCTCAGTTCTCCAAGTGGGAATGCAAATCCAACAGCTAGCAAGGTTGAAGAAAATCAGATTAACGACAGTACGGCTTCCATTTCAACCAGCAGCATATCAGAGTATTTGATGGAAACTTTGCCGGGTTGGCGAGTTGAAGACCTTCTTGACCCCGCATTTCCTGCCAATGGTTTCTGTAAG AGCTTTGATCAATCTCTCCCGTTAGTGGATCAAGATCTTGAGAGAAATATGGGTTCTTTTCCATCAGAAGATTCGGGCATCTGGATTCCTCAAGTACTGCCTCAATTTCATCTCTTTCCCCAGGCTGATTTTCTGAATGGATTCAAGGAATCGGCAAAGACTACTGACGTAAAAGTGAGCAGCCAGAAATGGAGTGATGATGGTTTTACAGTACCTCAAATCAGTCCTCCATCTAAGAAATCAAGACGCTTTAGATAA
- the LOC108986927 gene encoding B-box zinc finger protein 20-like isoform X2 produces the protein MKIQCGVCHKGEATVFCPADEAALCYGCDNSIHHANKLAGKHTRFSLIHPSLEELPICDICQERRAFLFCKEDRAILCRECDVPIHKANEHTQKHDRFLLTGVKLHASSSLYPTPTSSNGSEANIDTEIRSPESSSRKRPDTFPNELFLSSPSGNANPTASKVEENQINDSTASISTSSISEYLMETLPGWRVEDLLDPAFPANGF, from the exons ATGAAGATCCAGTGCGGCGTATGTCACAAAGGGGAGGCCACTGTATTCTGCCCTGCGGATGAAGCTGCTCTCTGTTATGGCTGCGATAACAGCATCCACCACGCAAACAAACTTGCCGGCAAACACACTCGCTTCTCTTTGATCCACCCCTCCCTCGAGGAACTCCCTATCTGCGATATTTGTCAG GAAAGGCGCGCCTTTCTTTTCTGCAAAGAAGATAGAGCAATTCTATGCAGAGAATGTGACGTCCCAATTCACAAAGCCAATGAACATACCCAAAAACACGATAGGTTTCTTCTCACAGGTGTAAAGCTCCATGCCTCTTCTTCTTTATACCCAACCCCAACATCCTCCAATGGCTCTGAAGCAAACATCGACACTGAGATCAGAAGCCCAGAGTCTTCATCAAGAAAGAGACCAGACACTTTTCCTAATGAATTGTTCCTCAGTTCTCCAAGTGGGAATGCAAATCCAACAGCTAGCAAGGTTGAAGAAAATCAGATTAACGACAGTACGGCTTCCATTTCAACCAGCAGCATATCAGAGTATTTGATGGAAACTTTGCCGGGTTGGCGAGTTGAAGACCTTCTTGACCCCGCATTTCCTGCCAATGGTTTCT AG